The Thalassotalea sediminis genome includes the window CAGGGAGAGAGATTTGATCCTAAAGGGGCGTTTGTGCGTAAGTATTTACCAGAACTTGATAAAGTGCCTGACAAGTATATTCATTTTCCGCATAGTTATATGAAGTCACACAGTGAAATAGCTTATTGGCCGGCAATTGTTGAGCATAAAGCGGCGAGAGAACAAGCACTCGCATTTTATCGATAAGTTAATTTTATAGAAAAGCATTTGGGGATTTATTTTGCTACATAATATCGAGCAATTATCTGAACACGATATCGCGCAGAAACCAGCGTGGTTGGTGAATTTCTGTGAGACTTATCAATCTCTATCAGCAGATAGTACTTTCGAAGAGCTTGCATTAATTTACCACCATGATGTCGTTTTTATTGATCCTATGCACCAAATAGAAGGGCTAGTTAAGCTGACAAAATACTTTAGTGAACTCTATGAAAATGTACCTTATTGCCAATTTGAGATTACGCATTCCTTCTATCAACATGATCATGCTGCGGTCTATTGGTTGATGACATATCAACATACAAAGTTAAATAGTGGTAAGCCAATTGTTGTTGAAGGACACTCCTACTTAGAAGCAAAAGGAACTAAAATTATTTATCATCGAGATTATATCGATTTAGGTCAAATGCTTTACCAACATGTCCCTGTTTTAGGGCGAATAATTGCTTGGTTAAAAGCGCGGGTAAAAACGGTATGAATGTCGGAAAAAATGTACTGATTACCGGCGCCACTTCGGGTATCGGTGAAGCGCTATTTTCACTTTTTGGCAAACACGGTCATAACTTGTATCCATGTGGCCGAAATGAAGATAAGCTTCAACGACTAA containing:
- a CDS encoding nuclear transport factor 2 family protein, with product MLHNIEQLSEHDIAQKPAWLVNFCETYQSLSADSTFEELALIYHHDVVFIDPMHQIEGLVKLTKYFSELYENVPYCQFEITHSFYQHDHAAVYWLMTYQHTKLNSGKPIVVEGHSYLEAKGTKIIYHRDYIDLGQMLYQHVPVLGRIIAWLKARVKTV